A window of the Microbacterium sp. LWH13-1.2 genome harbors these coding sequences:
- a CDS encoding metallophosphoesterase has translation MTSGRTAHPALIALGAVGAAGAAAAVWGIGIERYLFTVREATASALAPGSAPLRVLHISDAHMAPWQHRKQDWLASLAQLKPDLIINTGDNLGHRDGLEGIRRAFEPFAGIPGVFVHGSNDVNGPSPRNPIRYFAGPSQRHHEPTFLDTDAMDAFFTDELGWTDLNNTAARLTVAGDTLDFFGVSDAHRQWDRLEDLPTAIDALGPREPGTSVLGVTHAPYQRVMNRYIELGADAIFGGHTHGGQVCLPGFGALVANCDIPLKQAKGLSTWTQGGRTVPLNVSAGCGHSIYAPVRFACRPEATLLTLTARG, from the coding sequence GTGACCTCAGGACGAACGGCACACCCGGCCCTCATCGCGCTCGGCGCGGTGGGGGCCGCTGGTGCTGCGGCAGCTGTGTGGGGCATCGGCATCGAGCGCTACCTCTTCACCGTGCGCGAGGCGACGGCATCCGCTCTCGCTCCCGGATCCGCACCGCTGCGCGTGCTGCACATCTCGGATGCGCACATGGCGCCGTGGCAGCATCGCAAGCAGGACTGGCTCGCCTCGCTCGCGCAGCTGAAGCCCGACCTCATCATCAACACCGGCGACAACCTCGGGCACCGCGACGGCCTCGAGGGGATCCGTCGGGCGTTCGAGCCTTTCGCCGGCATCCCCGGCGTGTTCGTGCACGGTTCGAACGACGTCAACGGTCCATCGCCCCGCAATCCGATCCGCTACTTCGCCGGCCCTTCGCAGCGGCACCACGAGCCCACGTTCCTCGACACCGATGCGATGGACGCATTCTTCACCGACGAGCTCGGCTGGACGGACCTGAACAACACGGCCGCTCGGCTCACCGTCGCCGGCGACACGCTCGACTTCTTCGGCGTGAGCGATGCGCACCGGCAGTGGGATCGCCTCGAAGATCTGCCGACGGCCATCGACGCGCTCGGTCCGCGGGAACCGGGCACCTCGGTGCTCGGAGTGACGCATGCGCCGTACCAGCGCGTGATGAACCGCTACATCGAGCTCGGTGCGGATGCGATCTTCGGCGGGCACACGCACGGCGGGCAGGTGTGCCTCCCCGGCTTCGGCGCTCTCGTCGCGAACTGCGACATCCCGCTCAAGCAGGCCAAGGGTCTGAGCACGTGGACGCAGGGCGGGCGCACCGTGCCCCTCAATGTCAGCGCCGGCTGCGGGCACTCGATCTATGCGCCCGTGCGCTTCGCGTGCCGCCCCGAGGCGACGCTGCTCACGCTGACGGCGCGCGGTTGA
- a CDS encoding alpha-hydroxy acid oxidase encodes MVQRQLPNPVELLELMKFKKPEFDGKKRRLDSALTIDDLRTIAKRRTPKAAFDYTDGAAEGELSLTRARQAFQDVEFHPGILRPAPSVDTSVDILGGPSALPFGIAPTGFTRLMQTEGEVAGAGAAAAAGIPFTLSTLGTTSIEGVKAANPHGRNWFQLYVMRDREISYELTRRAAAAGFDTLQFTVDTPVAGARLRDKRNGFSIPPQLTLGTIINAIPRPWWWYDFLTTPKLEFASLSTTGGTVGELLDAAMDPTISYDDLAVIRDIWPGKIVIKGVQNVEDSVRLRDAGVDGIVLSNHGGRQLDRAPIPFHLLPEVRKAVGDDFTVMIDTGIMNGADIVAAVALGADFTLIGRAYLYGLMAGGRAGVDRTISILRTEIERTMRLLGVASLAELEPAHVTQLTRLVPVTRAASDAVVR; translated from the coding sequence ATGGTCCAGCGCCAGCTTCCCAATCCCGTAGAGCTGCTCGAGCTGATGAAGTTCAAGAAGCCCGAGTTCGATGGCAAGAAGCGCCGCCTCGACTCTGCGCTGACGATCGACGACCTGCGCACCATCGCCAAGCGCCGCACGCCGAAGGCGGCGTTCGACTACACCGACGGCGCTGCTGAGGGAGAGCTCTCGCTCACGCGTGCGCGCCAGGCCTTCCAGGACGTCGAGTTCCACCCCGGCATCCTGCGCCCGGCTCCCTCGGTCGACACGTCCGTCGACATCCTCGGCGGCCCGTCCGCGCTTCCCTTCGGCATCGCGCCCACGGGGTTCACGCGCCTCATGCAGACCGAGGGCGAGGTCGCGGGAGCCGGCGCCGCCGCCGCCGCAGGCATCCCGTTCACCCTGTCGACCCTGGGTACGACGTCGATCGAGGGCGTCAAGGCGGCGAACCCCCACGGCCGCAACTGGTTCCAGCTGTATGTCATGCGCGACCGCGAGATCTCGTATGAGCTGACTCGTCGGGCGGCCGCCGCCGGTTTCGACACCCTGCAGTTCACGGTCGACACCCCCGTCGCGGGCGCGCGCCTGCGGGACAAGCGCAACGGCTTCAGCATCCCGCCCCAGCTGACGCTCGGGACGATCATCAACGCCATCCCTCGTCCGTGGTGGTGGTACGACTTCCTCACGACGCCCAAGCTCGAGTTCGCGTCGTTGAGCACCACCGGCGGCACCGTCGGCGAGCTGCTCGACGCCGCGATGGACCCGACCATCAGCTACGACGACCTCGCGGTGATCCGTGACATCTGGCCCGGCAAGATCGTGATCAAGGGCGTGCAGAACGTCGAGGACTCGGTGCGACTGCGCGACGCGGGCGTCGACGGCATCGTGCTCTCGAATCACGGAGGGCGCCAGCTCGACCGTGCGCCCATCCCGTTCCACCTGCTGCCGGAGGTGCGCAAGGCGGTCGGCGACGACTTCACCGTCATGATCGACACCGGCATCATGAACGGCGCCGACATCGTCGCCGCGGTCGCGCTGGGTGCCGACTTCACGCTCATCGGCCGCGCCTACCTGTACGGCCTGATGGCCGGTGGCCGAGCGGGCGTCGACCGCACGATCAGCATCCTCCGCACCGAGATCGAGCGCACGATGCGCCTGCTCGGGGTGGCCTCGCTCGCCGAGCTCGAGCCCGCGCATGTCACGCAGCTCACGCGCCTCGTGCCCGTGACGCGCGCTGCATCCGACGCGGTGGTGCGCTGA
- a CDS encoding thymidine kinase: MAKLYFRYGAMNSGKSTSLLQAAYNYEERGQHVLLAKPEIDTKGASEIASRLGVTREVDYLIAPDADVRALFGEHRERVRRAVAGEPVRGGSVDVACLLIDEAQFLTAEQVDDLFRIAIEDGIPVIAYGIRNDFLTHAFPGSARLLAIAHSLEELKTICRCGRKAVFNGRVIGGRFVFDGDQVAIDEGADGSVAPEVTTYESLCGACYLEESGGRLG; encoded by the coding sequence GTGGCGAAGCTCTACTTCCGCTACGGGGCGATGAACTCGGGCAAGTCCACTTCGCTGCTGCAGGCCGCGTACAACTACGAGGAGCGCGGGCAGCATGTGCTGCTCGCCAAGCCCGAGATCGACACCAAGGGCGCGTCAGAGATCGCGAGTCGCCTCGGCGTCACGCGTGAGGTCGACTACCTCATCGCGCCGGACGCCGACGTCCGGGCGCTCTTCGGCGAGCATCGTGAGCGAGTGCGCCGCGCCGTCGCCGGTGAACCGGTCCGCGGTGGATCGGTCGACGTCGCCTGCCTTCTGATCGACGAGGCGCAGTTCCTCACCGCCGAGCAGGTCGACGATCTCTTCCGCATCGCGATCGAAGACGGCATCCCCGTGATCGCCTACGGCATCCGCAACGACTTCCTCACCCATGCCTTCCCCGGTTCGGCTCGCCTCCTCGCCATCGCGCACTCCCTCGAGGAGCTGAAGACGATCTGCCGCTGCGGACGCAAGGCGGTCTTCAACGGTCGTGTGATCGGCGGACGCTTCGTGTTCGACGGAGACCAGGTCGCCATCGACGAGGGCGCGGACGGTTCTGTCGCGCCCGAGGTCACGACCTACGAGTCGCTCTGCGGGGCGTGCTACCTCGAAGAGTCCGGCGGACGCCTGGGCTGA
- a CDS encoding VanZ family protein, which produces MSTLFPPPRRLTRGIAIVLGIPFLAGLALLTLTPARVEETMPNLLDLVLSAAHRLGWESLDFTRLEIIANVLVFVPVGILAFVLVPRRLWPLAVILGPALSLSIEIAQRVALPHRAATVTDVIANSGGALIGVFIAIAATLLFAPQSSLHPPRNLEAS; this is translated from the coding sequence GTGAGCACCCTGTTCCCTCCCCCGCGTCGCCTCACTCGCGGCATCGCGATCGTCCTCGGCATCCCTTTCCTCGCGGGGCTCGCGCTGCTCACCCTCACCCCCGCGCGGGTCGAGGAGACGATGCCGAATCTGCTCGACCTCGTGCTCTCGGCGGCTCACCGGCTGGGCTGGGAGTCGCTCGACTTCACGCGCCTCGAGATCATCGCGAACGTGCTCGTGTTCGTACCCGTCGGCATCCTCGCGTTCGTGCTCGTGCCTCGGCGCCTCTGGCCGCTCGCGGTGATCCTGGGGCCCGCGCTGTCGCTCTCGATCGAGATCGCGCAGCGTGTGGCACTGCCGCATCGTGCCGCCACCGTGACCGACGTCATCGCGAACTCGGGCGGCGCCCTGATCGGGGTCTTCATCGCGATCGCCGCCACTCTGCTGTTCGCGCCTCAGAGCTCTCTCCATCCACCCCGTAATCTGGAAGCATCATGA
- a CDS encoding DUF1295 domain-containing protein — protein MEPLLIVILTAAVASAACWILSLVTRDTSWVDRAWSIVPVVYVWIFAGTALAGGQDASRLVLMAVLVTLWGLRLTYNFARKGGYTGMEDYRWAILRRRMKPWQFQLFNLLFIIGYQMTLLVLITLPAEIALQHPAPLNAWDLVFAAIFLALLVGETVADQQQWEFHRRKKQAGGTLAPGFATEGLFRVSRHPNFFFEQSQWWALYAIGATAAVASGAAFLGGALNWTVIGPFLLSILFIGSTIFTESITASKYPAYAEYRRTTSMLVPWPPRTRRVAEPAA, from the coding sequence ATGGAACCGCTGCTGATCGTCATCCTGACCGCGGCCGTCGCGAGCGCGGCGTGCTGGATCCTGTCGCTCGTCACTCGCGACACCTCGTGGGTCGACCGCGCCTGGTCGATCGTGCCGGTCGTCTACGTGTGGATCTTCGCGGGCACGGCCCTCGCCGGCGGTCAGGACGCGAGCCGTCTGGTGCTCATGGCCGTGCTCGTGACCCTGTGGGGCCTGCGTCTGACCTACAACTTCGCCCGCAAGGGCGGGTACACCGGCATGGAGGACTACCGGTGGGCGATCCTTCGCAGACGCATGAAGCCGTGGCAGTTCCAGCTCTTCAACCTGCTGTTCATCATCGGGTACCAGATGACACTGCTCGTGCTGATCACGCTGCCGGCAGAGATCGCCCTGCAGCATCCTGCTCCTCTGAACGCGTGGGACCTCGTGTTCGCCGCGATCTTCCTGGCGCTGCTCGTCGGCGAGACCGTCGCAGACCAGCAGCAGTGGGAGTTTCATCGACGCAAGAAGCAGGCGGGCGGCACGCTGGCCCCCGGCTTCGCCACCGAGGGGCTGTTCCGCGTCAGCCGTCACCCCAACTTCTTCTTCGAGCAGAGCCAATGGTGGGCGCTCTACGCGATCGGGGCGACGGCTGCGGTCGCCTCGGGTGCCGCTTTCCTCGGCGGCGCGCTGAACTGGACGGTGATCGGGCCGTTCCTGCTCAGCATCCTGTTCATCGGATCCACGATCTTCACCGAGTCGATCACCGCGAGCAAGTATCCCGCGTACGCCGAGTACCGCCGGACCACGTCGATGCTCGTCCCCTGGCCGCCGCGGACCCGACGCGTCGCCGAGCCCGCGGCCTGA
- a CDS encoding HAD-IIB family hydrolase encodes MTSPDLVAFDLDDTLAPSKGAIDPRIASLLLALMQRVDVAIISGGNEAQFRSQVIAQLGDIDATTAARLHLLPTCGTRYLRHDGADFAPVYAQDLTAEQKTGALTALREEAERLGLWEAEPWGDILEDRGSQITFSALGQKAPHDAKRDWDPSGAKREALRDAVAARLPDLEVRSGGSTSIDITLAGIDKAYGMRQLAEHTGIPLTSMLFYGDRLDEGGNDYPVLAIGVPSVAVEGWEDTADKLEALLPTL; translated from the coding sequence ATGACCTCGCCTGATCTCGTAGCCTTCGATCTCGACGACACCCTCGCCCCTTCCAAGGGCGCCATCGACCCCCGCATCGCCTCGCTGCTGCTCGCGCTGATGCAGAGGGTCGACGTCGCGATCATCTCGGGCGGGAACGAGGCCCAGTTCCGCTCACAGGTCATCGCCCAGCTCGGCGATATCGATGCCACCACGGCCGCACGACTGCATCTGCTTCCGACGTGCGGAACCCGGTATCTGCGTCATGACGGCGCGGACTTCGCTCCCGTGTACGCGCAGGATCTCACTGCCGAGCAGAAGACCGGTGCGCTGACCGCGCTGCGCGAGGAGGCCGAGCGCCTGGGGCTGTGGGAGGCGGAACCGTGGGGCGACATCCTCGAGGACCGCGGCTCGCAGATCACCTTCTCGGCCCTCGGGCAGAAGGCTCCGCATGATGCGAAGCGCGACTGGGATCCGTCCGGAGCGAAGCGCGAGGCGCTGCGGGATGCCGTGGCCGCCCGCCTTCCCGACCTCGAGGTGCGCTCGGGCGGCTCGACGTCGATCGACATCACCCTCGCCGGGATCGACAAGGCCTACGGGATGCGGCAGCTTGCCGAGCACACCGGCATCCCCCTGACCTCCATGCTGTTCTACGGTGACCGTCTCGACGAGGGCGGCAACGATTACCCCGTGCTCGCGATCGGTGTGCCCTCCGTGGCAGTGGAGGGCTGGGAGGACACCGCCGACAAGCTCGAGGCGCTCCTCCCCACGCTCTGA
- a CDS encoding DMT family transporter has protein sequence MNAQGGFSRRGWLLFGAMALLWGVPYLFISIAVESLSPPAIVAGRTLIAALLLLPFAIRGGALRAALKHWPWVLAFGVVEMAGPFVLLGHAEMTLPSGMTGLLVATVPLFAALIALGGGDRGVLRPARGIGLLVGFVGVAVVVAGPGLFGGEVSLLAAGEVLLVAILYAIAPFIVARKLNDVPSLGTITLSLLMIGVIYLPIGLLTQHETPTLPSIGALLALAVICTAVAFLAFFALIREVGPVRAPLFTYVNPVVAIILGAIVLAEPLTPGLLIGFPLIIIGCWFAATGGRLRPPASVAPDLTPAPLPPAP, from the coding sequence ATGAACGCCCAGGGCGGGTTCTCCCGCCGCGGGTGGCTGCTCTTCGGGGCGATGGCCCTGCTGTGGGGCGTGCCCTACCTGTTCATCAGCATCGCGGTCGAGTCGCTCTCGCCACCCGCCATCGTGGCCGGACGTACTCTCATCGCCGCGCTGCTTCTCCTGCCGTTCGCGATTCGCGGGGGCGCGCTGCGTGCGGCGCTGAAGCACTGGCCGTGGGTTCTGGCGTTCGGCGTCGTCGAGATGGCAGGCCCCTTCGTGCTCTTGGGTCATGCAGAGATGACGCTGCCCTCGGGGATGACGGGCCTCCTCGTCGCGACGGTGCCGCTGTTCGCAGCCCTCATCGCCCTGGGCGGGGGAGACCGAGGCGTCCTTCGCCCTGCACGAGGCATCGGCCTGCTGGTGGGCTTCGTCGGTGTCGCGGTCGTCGTCGCCGGTCCAGGACTCTTCGGCGGAGAGGTCAGTCTTCTCGCCGCGGGGGAGGTGCTGCTGGTCGCCATCCTCTATGCGATCGCGCCGTTCATCGTCGCCCGCAAGCTGAACGACGTGCCCTCGCTCGGCACGATCACCCTCTCTCTGCTGATGATCGGGGTGATCTACCTTCCGATCGGACTGCTGACTCAGCATGAGACGCCGACGCTGCCCTCGATCGGCGCTCTGCTCGCTCTCGCCGTCATCTGCACGGCCGTCGCGTTCCTCGCGTTCTTCGCGCTGATCCGCGAAGTGGGCCCCGTGCGGGCGCCGCTGTTCACCTACGTCAACCCGGTGGTCGCGATCATCCTCGGAGCGATCGTGCTCGCCGAGCCGCTGACTCCCGGTCTGCTCATCGGATTCCCGCTGATCATCATCGGATGCTGGTTCGCCGCCACCGGAGGGCGGCTGCGCCCACCGGCATCCGTCGCTCCCGATCTCACACCCGCTCCACTCCCGCCCGCGCCCTGA
- the mqo gene encoding malate dehydrogenase (quinone): protein MSATLGTLLHELQPDWKIVAFERLSDVAQESSNPWNNAGTGHAALCELNYMPQQKGAPLDPAKAVSINEQFQQSRQFWSSLVDRGVLDAPSTFINATPHMTFVRGEKDVKYLKDRYEVLKKQPLFDGIEYSEDSRVINKWAPLLMQQRRKGEPFAATRVPAGTDVDFGALTHQLFDHLTDSGVTLRTNHEVKSLKKQKDGTWLVNYRTTIGRTPNQIKARFVFVGAGGWALKLLQRSGIPEIKGYGVFPIGGQFLKTSNPKIVAQHKAKVYSQASVGAPPMSVPHLDTRVVDGEASLMFGPFATFSPKFLKNGSMLDIVSQVRTHNLWPMLRVAFANPDLITYLVGELMKNHAKKVDSLRTFMPTAKDEDWTLIDAGQRAQVMKKDAKKGGILQFGTEVVAAADGSIAGLLGASPGASTAVPIMLDLLKKCFPAEYPGWESELRELIPTFGEKLNTDAALAAKSTAATAATLGINE from the coding sequence ATGAGCGCCACCCTGGGTACCCTTCTGCACGAGCTGCAGCCGGATTGGAAGATCGTCGCGTTCGAGCGACTCTCCGATGTGGCTCAGGAGTCGTCGAACCCCTGGAACAACGCGGGCACGGGCCATGCGGCGCTCTGCGAGCTGAACTACATGCCGCAGCAGAAGGGCGCACCCCTCGACCCGGCGAAGGCCGTCTCGATCAACGAGCAGTTCCAGCAGAGCCGTCAGTTCTGGTCGTCGCTGGTCGATCGGGGAGTGCTCGACGCTCCCTCGACCTTCATCAACGCCACACCGCACATGACGTTCGTGCGCGGTGAGAAGGACGTCAAGTACCTCAAGGATCGCTACGAGGTGCTCAAGAAGCAGCCGCTGTTCGACGGCATCGAGTACAGCGAGGACTCCCGCGTCATCAACAAGTGGGCGCCGCTCCTCATGCAGCAGCGCCGCAAGGGCGAGCCGTTCGCCGCGACCCGAGTGCCGGCCGGCACCGATGTCGACTTCGGCGCCCTGACGCACCAGCTCTTCGACCACCTCACCGACTCGGGCGTGACGCTGCGCACCAACCACGAGGTCAAGAGCCTGAAGAAGCAGAAGGACGGCACCTGGCTGGTCAACTACCGCACGACCATCGGGCGTACCCCGAACCAGATCAAGGCGCGGTTCGTGTTCGTCGGCGCCGGCGGCTGGGCGCTCAAGCTTCTGCAGCGCTCGGGCATCCCCGAGATCAAGGGCTACGGCGTCTTCCCGATCGGCGGTCAGTTCCTCAAGACCTCCAACCCGAAGATCGTCGCGCAGCACAAGGCCAAGGTCTATTCGCAGGCTTCCGTGGGCGCTCCGCCCATGTCCGTGCCGCACCTCGACACACGCGTGGTCGATGGCGAGGCATCGCTGATGTTCGGTCCGTTCGCGACCTTCAGCCCCAAGTTCCTCAAGAACGGCTCGATGCTCGACATCGTGTCGCAGGTGCGCACACACAACCTGTGGCCGATGCTGCGGGTCGCTTTCGCGAACCCCGACCTCATCACCTACCTCGTCGGCGAGCTGATGAAGAACCACGCCAAGAAGGTCGACAGCCTCCGCACGTTCATGCCCACGGCCAAGGACGAGGACTGGACACTGATCGATGCCGGTCAGCGTGCACAGGTGATGAAGAAGGATGCCAAGAAGGGCGGCATCCTGCAGTTCGGCACCGAGGTCGTCGCGGCGGCCGACGGATCGATCGCGGGTCTGCTCGGCGCATCGCCCGGCGCATCCACCGCCGTGCCGATCATGCTCGATCTGCTCAAGAAGTGCTTCCCCGCCGAGTACCCGGGATGGGAGTCCGAGCTGCGCGAGCTGATCCCCACGTTCGGCGAGAAGCTGAACACAGATGCCGCGCTGGCCGCGAAGTCCACCGCGGCGACTGCCGCCACGCTCGGCATCAACGAATAA
- a CDS encoding FCD domain-containing protein, which yields MPEQPARAWRLVLEHVERDLLDGRLGPGDRLASERDLAADLGVGRSSVREALRVLEVMGLIRTATGSGPQSGAIVIATPTGGMSTLLRLQVAAQGFPLTDVVQTRLLLEDAVAAALAGQQDPDLSAAHRVLDAMDAEGLTSAEFLALDAQLHLALAESSGNTVVAAIMAGLRTAIESYVQEGAASVADWDAMADLLRAEHRAIITAIAAGDATTAQALVRAHITGYYTAAGLTRSTRPTD from the coding sequence ATGCCCGAGCAGCCCGCCCGCGCCTGGCGACTCGTTCTCGAACACGTCGAGCGAGACCTGCTCGACGGTCGTCTCGGTCCCGGCGACCGACTCGCCTCGGAGCGCGACCTCGCCGCCGACCTCGGCGTAGGACGATCGAGCGTCCGCGAGGCGTTGAGGGTGCTCGAGGTCATGGGCCTCATCCGCACGGCGACGGGTTCCGGGCCCCAATCGGGCGCCATCGTCATCGCGACCCCGACCGGAGGCATGTCGACGCTGCTGCGTCTCCAGGTCGCCGCTCAGGGCTTCCCCCTGACCGATGTCGTACAGACGCGTCTGCTGCTCGAGGATGCCGTCGCCGCGGCCCTGGCCGGCCAGCAGGACCCGGATCTCTCTGCGGCGCACAGGGTCCTCGATGCGATGGATGCCGAGGGTCTGACCTCCGCCGAGTTCCTCGCTCTCGACGCGCAGCTGCACCTCGCGCTGGCTGAGTCGAGCGGCAACACGGTCGTCGCGGCGATCATGGCCGGGCTTCGCACCGCCATCGAGTCATACGTGCAGGAGGGGGCGGCATCCGTCGCCGACTGGGACGCCATGGCCGACCTCCTGCGCGCCGAGCATCGCGCGATCATCACGGCCATCGCCGCGGGTGACGCGACGACAGCGCAGGCCCTCGTGCGAGCGCACATCACCGGCTACTACACGGCGGCGGGACTCACCCGCAGCACCCGACCCACCGACTGA
- a CDS encoding aspartate-semialdehyde dehydrogenase, giving the protein MTRISDSGLSVAIVGATGQVGTVMREILAERSFPIRELRLFSSSRSAGTAIEFGGATVIVEDVETADAGGIDIALFSAGATASRAYAPRFTEAGAVVVDNSSAWRNDPEVPLVVSEVNPHAIDDRPRGIIANPNCTTMAAMPVLKALHAEAGLERLIVSTYQAVSGSGLAGAQELLGQVEGVLAQGDTLRLVHDGSSIDFPEPEKYVAPIAFDVIPFAGNLVDDGQNETDEEKKLRNESRKILELPDLRVAGTCVRVPVFTGHSLSINVEFANDITPQRAAEVLSAAPGVVLDEVPTPLQAAGKDPSFVGRIRADQSAPENKGLVLFISNDNLRKGAALNAVQIAEILAERLVAIA; this is encoded by the coding sequence ATGACCCGCATCTCCGACTCAGGACTCTCCGTCGCCATCGTGGGCGCCACCGGCCAGGTGGGCACCGTGATGCGCGAGATTCTCGCCGAGAGGTCCTTCCCGATCCGTGAGCTGCGTCTGTTCTCGTCGTCGCGCTCCGCGGGCACCGCCATCGAGTTCGGTGGTGCGACGGTCATCGTCGAAGATGTCGAGACCGCGGATGCCGGGGGCATCGACATCGCCCTGTTCTCGGCCGGCGCGACCGCCAGCCGTGCCTACGCTCCCCGGTTCACCGAGGCCGGAGCCGTCGTCGTCGACAACTCCAGCGCCTGGCGCAACGACCCCGAGGTGCCGCTCGTCGTCAGCGAGGTCAACCCGCACGCGATCGACGACCGCCCCCGCGGCATCATCGCGAACCCGAACTGCACCACGATGGCCGCGATGCCCGTGTTGAAGGCGCTGCACGCCGAGGCCGGTCTCGAGCGACTCATCGTCTCGACCTATCAGGCCGTCTCCGGTTCGGGTCTCGCCGGTGCCCAGGAGCTCCTCGGTCAGGTCGAGGGTGTTCTCGCTCAGGGCGACACCCTGCGCCTCGTGCACGACGGGTCGTCGATCGATTTCCCCGAGCCCGAGAAGTACGTCGCCCCGATCGCGTTCGACGTCATCCCGTTCGCGGGCAACCTGGTCGATGACGGGCAGAACGAGACCGATGAGGAGAAGAAGCTCCGCAACGAGAGCCGCAAGATCCTCGAGCTGCCCGACCTCCGCGTCGCCGGCACCTGCGTGCGCGTCCCCGTCTTCACCGGTCACTCGCTCTCGATCAACGTCGAGTTCGCGAACGACATCACGCCGCAGCGCGCGGCCGAAGTGCTCTCGGCCGCTCCCGGTGTCGTCCTCGACGAGGTGCCCACCCCTCTGCAGGCCGCGGGCAAGGACCCGAGCTTCGTCGGACGCATCCGTGCCGACCAGTCCGCTCCCGAGAACAAGGGCCTCGTGCTGTTCATCAGCAACGACAACCTGCGCAAGGGCGCGGCGCTCAACGCCGTGCAGATCGCCGAGATCCTCGCCGAGCGCCTGGTCGCCATAGCCTGA
- a CDS encoding aspartate kinase, whose amino-acid sequence MALIVQKYGGSSVADAESIKRVAKRIVDTRRAGHDVVVAVSAMGDTTDELLDLANEVAPIPAPRELDMLLSSGERISMALLAMAIHSMGFEARSFTGSQAGMITDSQHGAARIVDVTPIRLREALDEGAIVIVAGFQGFNRDTRDITTLGRGGSDTTAVALAAALDADVCEIYSDVDGIFTADPRVIPKAQKLDHIGSEEMLELAANGAKVLYIRAVEYARRHGVLIHARSTFSSSEGTYVLGEGMKNPREAEGAAAMEEPIVAGVATDFGQAKITVAGVPDVPGKAAEIFKIVAKSGANVDMIVQNVSATGRTDISFTVPKADAAAALKALAGEQTEVGFQNLVHDDQIGKLSVVGAGMRTHSGVSAVLFEALSAGGINIEMISTSEIRISVVLRDTDLAEAARTVHTAYGLDGDAEATVHAGTGR is encoded by the coding sequence GTGGCCCTCATCGTGCAGAAGTACGGCGGCTCCTCAGTCGCCGACGCAGAGAGCATCAAGCGCGTCGCCAAGCGCATCGTCGACACGCGTCGCGCCGGCCACGACGTCGTCGTCGCCGTGAGCGCGATGGGCGACACGACCGACGAACTGCTCGACCTCGCCAACGAGGTCGCGCCGATCCCGGCACCGCGCGAGCTCGACATGCTGCTCTCGAGCGGCGAGCGGATCTCGATGGCGCTTCTGGCCATGGCGATCCACTCGATGGGCTTCGAGGCGCGCTCGTTCACCGGCAGCCAGGCCGGCATGATCACCGACTCCCAGCACGGCGCCGCCCGCATCGTCGATGTCACGCCGATCCGTCTGCGCGAAGCACTCGACGAAGGCGCGATCGTCATCGTCGCCGGCTTCCAGGGGTTCAACCGCGACACCCGCGACATCACCACGCTCGGGCGCGGCGGCTCCGACACGACGGCCGTCGCTCTCGCCGCGGCTCTCGACGCCGATGTCTGCGAGATCTACAGCGATGTAGACGGCATCTTCACGGCAGACCCCCGGGTCATCCCGAAGGCGCAGAAGCTCGACCACATCGGCAGCGAGGAGATGCTCGAACTCGCCGCCAACGGCGCCAAGGTGCTCTACATCCGCGCCGTCGAGTACGCACGCCGTCACGGCGTCCTGATCCACGCCCGGTCGACCTTCTCGTCGTCCGAGGGCACATACGTTCTGGGCGAGGGCATGAAGAACCCTCGCGAAGCCGAGGGAGCAGCAGCCATGGAAGAACCGATCGTCGCCGGTGTCGCCACCGATTTCGGCCAGGCCAAGATCACCGTCGCAGGCGTGCCCGACGTGCCGGGCAAGGCAGCGGAGATCTTCAAGATCGTCGCCAAGTCGGGCGCGAACGTCGACATGATCGTGCAGAACGTCTCGGCCACGGGACGCACCGACATCTCGTTCACGGTTCCCAAGGCCGATGCGGCGGCAGCACTCAAGGCGCTGGCCGGTGAGCAGACCGAGGTCGGCTTCCAGAACCTCGTGCACGACGACCAGATCGGCAAGCTCTCGGTGGTGGGTGCCGGAATGCGCACGCACTCCGGAGTCTCGGCGGTGCTGTTCGAGGCGCTGTCCGCCGGTGGCATCAACATCGAGATGATCTCGACGTCCGAGATCCGCATCTCTGTCGTCCTTCGCGACACCGACCTCGCCGAGGCCGCCCGCACCGTGCACACCGCCTACGGTCTCGACGGCGACGCCGAGGCCACGGTCCACGCCGGCACCGGTCGCTGA